GTAGGGACTTCAGGGACTGGCTGTATAACGAGCATCACAGCCATAACGGCTGCAGCTGCAGTAGCGGTGAGTGAAATTCCTTGCCACAAACCAAGCCGCGCCCAGATCGAGGCGGGTTTCTCGGGCGCCCCGAACAGGTCAGCCGTCAGCCGCGCCTTCAACGCCTTGGGAGGCGCGACAGAGGCAAACTCGTCAGCGAGAGGTTCGAAATGCGCCACCCATTCAGCGACATCATTCTCTAGGTCACGGTCTTCGGCAAGGCGTGACTCAAAGGCGCGTTCGTCTTCGGGACTCATCAAGCGCAGAACGTACTCTGCGGCGAGGGCGCGGCTCTCTTCTTCTGGGGTCAGATCATCTGTCATTGGGTCATGCATTCCCGCAAAGCCAAAAGTGAGCGGCGCAGCCATGTGCGCATCGTGTTCAGCGGAACGTCAAATTTCGCCGCAAGATCGGCGTAGCTTTCCCCCTCCAGATAGGCACCGCGAACGGCTGCACGGCGGTCGCCCGGCAACTCTTCCAAGCACCCGACGATACGTCTCGCCTCGGACCCTGCCACGGCGGATTGCTCGGGCGTAGGTCCGGGTGCCGCCATGCGATCCTCGACATCGGCGATGTCGGAGGTCTGCTTGGTGGCCCGCAGCCTATCAATGGCTGTGTTTCGGGCAATTGTAATTAGCCAGGTCATCGGGCTCATTCCATTGCTTGCGTATCTATCTGCGTAGCGCCAAACCTTCATGTATGTCTCTTGCAGAACATCCTCGGCATTGGCGGTATTGTTCAACACACGCAGCGCCACCCCGAAAAGTTTCGCGGAAGTTGCATCATAGAGTTGAGAAAACGCAGTTCGGTCCCCGAGGGCGACCCGCGATATCATGCGATCAATGTCAGATGGTGTCGTCATATCATTCCAATTCGGTGCCTATGCACTGCTAAGGAATACTGACCTGCATACTCAGTAAGTCAAAGGCTTATCCGCACTCTGCACGTTATTTCGATATCGCTGAAACTTTTGCGAGGCATGGGACGTGAGTTCTATCGGGGCTGGAAAACAAACATGGAGTTTGATGATGAAACAGCTTTTGATCCGCCTTTCAAAGCCCTTGAACAGGTCTGACTTTCCGGAGTCTGTTGCGCGTGCTGACAGCAAACTGTCGCTATCCCGTAGTGAGATCGAGACGCTATTTGCACGCGAGCTTGGGCGGCTGGCATAGTCTCGCGCACCTTGTGGGCGCTGTCGTATAGAAAAAATCTTCGCCACTCGCACGAAAGTTTGAAACTTTCCCGTTTTGGCCTTCGTGACTGAAAGGATGGCTGCAAAACGCAGCCTGAACACAACGGAGAAATATGATATGAAACAGTTGATCCTTGCAGCCGCCCTGTCACTTACAGCGACCGCCACATTCGCAGATGGCCACGCTGCACCGATGGTCATGGCCGCCGACCAATCTGTCGCAAATGGTATCGTCAGCGCCGACAAGATCATGGCTGGCGAAAACGGCTGGCTGGTCGTTCACCGCACTGACGCTGCAATGAAGCCTGGCCCTGTTGTTGGCTACGCTCCAATTCGTGCAGGCGAGACATCTGACGTCGCAGCGATCCTGACCGAAGAGGTCAAACCAGGCGAAATGCTGATGCTGATGGTTCACTCCGAAGCGGGCGGGATGGCTACCGGTGTCTTCGAATACACGCTGGGTGCCAAGGAAGACGGCCCGATCAAGCCCGATGGCAAGCTGGTGATGACCGTTATCACCGCACAGGAGTAACGCACAAACGCGTAAGGAAATGTGAGGGGCGGCCCGCAAGCCGGGCTGCCCTTTTTCGCCTTGGGCAAAGTGGTGAATATGGTGGTGTTCGAAAGACAACTTGCATCTGCCGTAGCGTAAACAAACCCGCAACTCAGCTAGACGTCTCAGGACCTAAGAGGCGACGTTGCGTAACCACACAGAAAATGCGCTCGTTCTGAACATTGCCAGCGCCCACTTGCGCCAGAGATTTCAGCCTTTGGGGTCAAATCCTACAGGAGTTCGCTGAATCAGTAACATGACGCTGTATGAACGTCGAAAGTGTAATTGTTTAATAAAAATAATAAGTTGCGGATTCTCTAAGAGACTCTTGTGCGATTATATGAAGGGTCAGTGCGCTCCGCAGTACGAATTCCTTCGTTAGAATGGCATGTCGAGCGTGGCGCTTTTAAACTACATCAGTCAGCCGGATCCGTGACATATTTTAGCCATTATTGTTGCCAATTCTTCAACAATGTAAGATGCAGTTGATAGGAGATTTATTATGTCGCGTATTTGGGTTTTGGGGCTTGCTGCGGTGCTTGCAATTGCTGCGATTAAGACCTTCGTCGTTGTGAGATTCGTCTTGCGGCCCGAGCAAATCGATCAGGCTTTAGTGTCCGGCCTTTTCGCGCTCTTCTTCGGACTAACGGCGGCGGTCGCCTACTTCAGCTTCACCCAGTTGCGCGCCTATCTGGACCGCCAGCGCAAAGAAAAACTGGCGCCAGGTGTGAGTGAGCCAGTTGCTAAAGAAACCGTCATTTTGCGAAATGCTCGCGATTGGGGACTGTCGCAGGCCGAAGCGGACGTTGCCATTTTCGTTGTGAAAGGGTTCTCCAACAGCGAGATCGCCGAAATGCGCGGTTGTGCAGTTGCGACAGTCAAATCACAGCTTGGAAAAATCTATCAGAAATCCGGGTTGGAATCGCGGTATCAGCTAATCGCGTTCGTAACGGATGAAGTCTGCGCGATGGTAAAAGAGCCCGAGGACGACAATGTGCAGCGGTCGACACAGGCCTCCTTGCCGCTGGCGGGCCGTATGCCTCGCGCATCGTAAGAGCATTGTTAAACCTTACGTGATCCGAAAAAGGGTCGGCCTCATCAGGCCGGTCCTTTTGCTTTCGTTATCCCTGCG
Above is a window of Litoreibacter janthinus DNA encoding:
- a CDS encoding anti-sigma factor — encoded protein: MTDDLTPEEESRALAAEYVLRLMSPEDERAFESRLAEDRDLENDVAEWVAHFEPLADEFASVAPPKALKARLTADLFGAPEKPASIWARLGLWQGISLTATAAAAVMAVMLVIQPVPEVPTAGQMFVSEIAAEDDSLRVLAVYDSATGDLRLTRTAGQAAGGRDFELWAIVGDNAPVSLGVLTDDESSEIELPEALRASLGEAVLAISDEPDGGSTTGAPTGAVLAVGQVSEV
- a CDS encoding sigma-70 family RNA polymerase sigma factor is translated as MTTPSDIDRMISRVALGDRTAFSQLYDATSAKLFGVALRVLNNTANAEDVLQETYMKVWRYADRYASNGMSPMTWLITIARNTAIDRLRATKQTSDIADVEDRMAAPGPTPEQSAVAGSEARRIVGCLEELPGDRRAAVRGAYLEGESYADLAAKFDVPLNTMRTWLRRSLLALRECMTQ
- a CDS encoding DUF7282 domain-containing protein, whose product is MKQLILAAALSLTATATFADGHAAPMVMAADQSVANGIVSADKIMAGENGWLVVHRTDAAMKPGPVVGYAPIRAGETSDVAAILTEEVKPGEMLMLMVHSEAGGMATGVFEYTLGAKEDGPIKPDGKLVMTVITAQE
- a CDS encoding helix-turn-helix transcriptional regulator, giving the protein MSRIWVLGLAAVLAIAAIKTFVVVRFVLRPEQIDQALVSGLFALFFGLTAAVAYFSFTQLRAYLDRQRKEKLAPGVSEPVAKETVILRNARDWGLSQAEADVAIFVVKGFSNSEIAEMRGCAVATVKSQLGKIYQKSGLESRYQLIAFVTDEVCAMVKEPEDDNVQRSTQASLPLAGRMPRAS